The Capsicum annuum cultivar UCD-10X-F1 chromosome 1, UCD10Xv1.1, whole genome shotgun sequence sequence caactctaatacatataagctcaaaaacagTTAGCATCTGGCATCCGGGTAGACGCATATAAGATGAGATGGCCCCTTTAGACACCTTTAAAATTTATGTGACATGATAGTGTCCAGTGGCCAGGAGACATAGTGCGGATGAGTTGAAGTGTCTAGATGTGCAGTCTCACAATTAGAGTGTTTACTTGTTAGTTGACGTTAAAGTTTGAGTCCCTAtctttttaatgtatatatatagcaGTTGTTAAATCCCTTTTTGTTTCttcatatgttatatatatatgtatgtatatatgtgtgtgtatttatatatatttgaagTTTTGATCAACACaagtcattttttaaatcaattctGTAACTGGTTTTCTGAAAACTTTACAAAACTAGTATAAACGTCGTTGACAGTAATGTATTAGGTTTTAAAAAAATCAACGGACTTCTTGATAGGTGGTTTGTCTGTGCTATCACGAGAACAAAGACAGAGAAAACCAAGTTCATGTAATAAATTCTGAATGTACAATTTAAGAATGCTATATAAAATGTTTAAAAACCAGAATCAATACCAGTTTATGACAAATTAACAACATGAGATCACACACCGGGCACAATCGAAACAAGAAATTATTTGGTGTACAATCAAGCAATCAAAATATCAGACCAGAAAGCACGACGAGTACAAACAAGGAACAATCATTGGCAGAAAATGCATTACAATAAACTCGACTGGTTAAGGAAATACATTACAACAAACTCGACTGGTAATAGGAAATACATTTCAACAAACTCAAATGGTTGGGGAAATACATTACAACAAACTCGACTGGTAATAGGAAATACATTTCAACAAACTCAACTGGTTGGGGAAATACATTACAACAAACATGACTGGTTAAGAAAATACATTACAACAAACTCGACCGGTTAACTTTATCTCGAAACCTGTGTCTCTCCAGTGCCGGAATGTCCTTTCTCAGCTTCTATACTTCCCTGAATGAAGCAACAAAAGGACAATCTCAATATAATGTAGATCGAAAACATTTTCAATCATACCGAACACACCCTATATGTTcatatttcatttaaaataatttgagcATTTAACCCAAAACATTAAAGCTACAGGTGAAATAACCCTTTTATAAGAACATTATAATACAATCGACAATTGAAAATGTGGAAGTTAATTGGCACATCACCTGTGATGCAGCGGAAACAAAGTCAACTTTACAATTCCTTGTAACAACGCTGTAAATTTGACTTGAAATTGTCATCATCCCATTCCAGTTTACTCCACCAGTATGATTGTCCttctattattttgatgtttttggaGGTTTGAATAGAGAAAGGTAACTTCCTTAATTCGTCACAGTAGATCACCTTGAGTTCCTCCAAGTATTCCCACATACTCTGTGGCTCCCCCAACGTTCCTAGTTTAGGTAAGCCATTCAACTCTAACTTCCGAACTCTTGGAATTTCTGAGTTAAAATGTGCTGCCTGATCACTTGAGCTGCATTGCACGGAACATGCTCCACCATCGTTGAAAAGACATGTTAAACTATAACATAAAGAGATATTCAGTTGGtgtaatttagaaaattttagacCCAAATATTGACCGAAATCAGAAACACTCTTTAAATTATTTACGGAATGTAGGTCCAGATATTCCAGATTTGGCAAAGGGTCATATTTTCCACTTCCTCCTTCCACTGGTCCGAAAGAATAAGAACAGGACacaatttttagtaattttaatcCATTAAAAGTGTTGTATGAAATCAACTTCCTGAGACCCATGCATTCATGCAAGTACAAATCTGAAGCAAACTGCAACATGCCTGAGAGCTCTCCGTTACTGAAAATTTCACACTTGTGGACTTTTATAGCCCTCATTGACTTGTTGTATGgtacataaagtaaattttcccTAATTTCAATGAGAAATTCTTGCAATATAGACATCGAGGTGTAATCTCTATTGAAAGAAGTTTCCCCAACTTCAATGAGAAATCCTTTCAATCTTGTCATCCACATGTAATCTCTATTGAAACATGATGAGCTATCCACTTTAATAGAAAGATAAGTCAGATTGTGTAGAGATGATATCTCATCAAAATAGGTCGCTCCAAGACAGCTACCCGACATATTTAATATTTCAATGCTAGGAAATTTGAGGAAAAATCCcttgctgatgctcttagaatCAGCAACAAGCATATTTAATAGCCTCAGATTTGACAAATTGTCCATTCCTTGCGGCAGACAACGCAACTCTGTATTTTCACAATCGAGCACTTGCAAATTGTGAAGATTTGCAACAGGTGGTAATTCTTTCAACACAAAGCAACGCTGTAGTATTAGAGCACGTAGTTGACATAAACTATTGATGGAAGAAGGCAGTTCTCTAATACCAGTTTTACTCAGATTCAGAACTCTTAGAGCTGGAAATGCCAAAAAGAATTCCTGGGGTATTTTCCGAAGGGGTTCATTGTCTTGCAAAAGTAAAGATGTTGTCTTTGGACATTTCATGAAGCAATCAGGTAGACATTCAATTTTGTTGCTTACGAAAGATATTCTCTTGACAGAAGCCGATATTTTAATATGTGATATCTTAGTCAATCCAATTCCAGCTTGAAAAACAGACATGTGTTCATCCCCAAAGGTACTGGCTATCCATCTAGCAACATCACGAACCACATCATGCATCTTCACACAATCCTCAACCTGCCTCCGAATCTGTATCTTATCGGCTTCTAGCAAGCAGGCATCTTTTAGACTCTCAATCAACGTGATTCCCCTGTTGTAGGCTTCTTCATATGTGTCATGTTCACCGAGGATCCCCTCCGCCCACCAGCAATGTATGAGATCATCTATCGGAATAGCTGCTGGATATAAGGAGCAATAtaagaaacaactttgaatttcgcCTCTCTTTTTGTTCACATGTTTGGTTCTTTGCTCTGAGGATAATTCAATATCCTGAGATTCTAAAGAATCAAAACTCCACTTGATGACCTTGTAAACCTTATCTTCTACAACTTTGCTATGAGGTTCGCACATGCTAAGTGATTTCAAAGCATCTTCCCAGAGCTCGACCCTTGTCTTCCCTCTCATGAACGATCCAATAACAATGATTGCTAAAGGTAAACCATCACACTCTCTTGCAATTTCCTTTGCCAAGGGATGGATTTGCTCCAGATTTACAGTATCTCCCACATTTTTGGCAAACAGTTGCCAAGATTCATCCTCATCCAATGTGAAAACCTTCATTTCGATGTTTGTCCTCATTTGCTTACAAACACCCCAAAAACGAGAAGTTATAATGACCTTGCTTCTCGCAGGATATTCAGGTTGGGGCACGCCTACATCATCCAAATCTATAGCTTCCCAAACGTCATCTAGTATGAGAAGGAAACTCTTTTCTTCCTCGAGCCTTTGATAGATTTTGCTGGCAATGCTTTCTACACTTGCCTCGTTATCTACCGTTAGGCGTAGTCTACTGGCAATTTGTGCTTGAATCTTTCTTATGTCTATTGGCGGTTTGGGGACTGTAACCCATATCACAACGCCAAAAGAAAGTTTGGAACTTGGCACGTTCTTTAAGAGCTCGTTGTTCAGATTCTTCACCAATGTAGTTTTTCCAACTCCTCCGGTACCCCACACACCGATGATGCATACCTGAAAGGATTCGAATACCCTTAAAAATACTTTACCCACAAGTAAAGATGCAACAATGGTACACATAGAAGAAATGTAGAAAACTAGAGAAACAACGACGTAGGAGGCTTTGATCATTTAATCATAATTTCTTGATCTCAAATTTGTTAAATTAATTGTAACACTTGGTAACTTTCTAGGCTGCTTCGAGGGATATCAGGACCCACACGTTATAAGTGAAGTGCTTGGAATTAATATGAATCAAAAGTGTTTGAACTAGCAAtatgagaagaagaaaaaagagaacaaatgttGTTGTGATTTGCTCAAATAATAAGGGATAATTATAGCTCAATGCTCGTATGTAGCAAATGTATAGGTTTTGTACATGCAATTTGTTGGGTAAACGCAGAATAACAACAAAAGTATTTGTggcaaaataatagaaaaaataaatgaaaataatgataccAAGAATTTCATGTGGAAACTTTTCTAAATAAGGGAAAAACCACAGATCAAAAGGAGCAACTGTTATTAATATAGTAAGGAATTTTACGCCGCTATCACAAATACAATACTCAAAGTGACTACCACACACCCAAAAGAAATAACACTTCAACCTTACTAAAATAACGCTCACTCTAATTTTTTCTTCACAGACTATTTTTTATCACAGTTTGTGGAATACCTCACTGCTatctattatttttctctctgttTTGGTGTGTCTAACAAATGAGCTGAGGAGCTCGTTATTTAGGGAAAAAAACAGTCCACATTGATGTCATGACATCAAAATACTATTATCTTCTTGACCTTTCTCTAGCCAATAAATGTAAAGTTTGTCAAAAGGCATCcattaatttttgaataagaaATTTCTAGCATTGTGAATGATGGGACTGGACCCCACACAATTGTGGATATGCATATACATAATATACAcaatctatgtatatatttggTATGTTTCGATCATATTGATAAGGCATAATGCCtaaacatgccctttaacttgtTATCAAATCACACATCTATAACCTCCAACTTTcggtgtgcacaagtagacacttaaacttgtataaagttgaacaagtagacacaaatgtcctatgtggcataatacatgTAGGACGCCATGCAGGATAAGAATTGGCAACATAGGACGCGACATAGGACATATGTGTCTTCTTGTTCAACtatatacaagtttaagtgtatacttgtgcacacccaaagttgaaggtcatagatgtgatttgatgtcaagttaaagGGCCTGCTATGTATTATGCCTATTGGTAAATAATTTTGGTCGAACTATACATATTGGTATGTTTATCAATAACAAGACAAAGTTGGGCCAAGCCAATAACGCCGAAGTGGCTGTTGGCCCATGTCAAAAGTCAAGTAAAGGTCAATTTGGTGCACTAAAGTCCTCGCTATGTGCAGGGTCTaaggaagggccccaccataagGATGCACTGTTCAcggtcttaccttgcatttctgacaaaggttgtttccaaggtttgaacccatgacctcctgatcacatggcaacaactttaccattcAAGGTTCCTCTTCAAAAGCCAAGTAGCAACAACCATTGAATATAAGCAATTCATTACAGACGATAGACAAGAGAATTGTGAACAAGTTACATTCTTTGAGCTTGTATTGATGTAAGATATTATGTCGACTGAGATGTTGATTGAAGTAAAAAGTTAACCTTGCCAGAAAGAATCTTCAAGTGACTTAAAAGACTTGTTCTTACTAAAGTTCTTTTCTCACAAAATCGTGCCCTCAAGATGTTTTATTAACTATTTCTAAATGTTATTGTAAGTTTAATTGGAATGAGTGAGCTCACGTTATCCACTGTTGATTGAGTTAGCCTTATATGTTATCAATCTatgaaatgtttttttttttaaaaaagttttaaagtCTCTTATTTTAAACCTTATATTATGTTAAGTGCACGATGGTTATGTGATGTTAAAGTATAGGTTAGAACAGTCAAGTTAAGGTACCAGATGTCAATCACGGCTTGACTATAAAACAGGCCAAGACATTAATCTCCATTTGAACTTCTTTAGAAACGCCATAGCAACACCATATTTGTAATAGAAACAAAAATCTAATTGAACATGAACTAGTGAAATTAACAACTATCAAATCATAAAATACTTAGAATAAAATCTAGCTAGGATTAGTTTCGACATTACCTCATCATCTTCCAATAGTCGTAGGAGTTTGTTGAGATTCCTTGTTGCTGTTAACTGGCCTTCTATTGATGGTCCCGGGATGTGCTCAACTTTTTTCATCCGGTAATTTTCTACCACCAAGTTGGATCCAAAGTTTTCTCCGACCTCTTTAAGCTTGCAGAATTGATCCCGGATGTTCTTTGCTTGAGTGGAGACCTCCAAGCGAAGGCTGTATTTTGGACAGCATTTATATGAAAGCGTCTTAGCTGCTGCAATGCTTTCTTGCATAAATTCCCATTCATTCTCCAGCTCGTGAACGTCTTCGATCCACTTGATAACATCTGGTTTTGGCTTATAGCCTTCTCCCTCCGCGTCTTCCACCTTCTCTTTGATATCGTCTCTAAACTTTGTTAGCTTCTCCATTTCCTTCCccagattttcaatttttgatgaGAAAAGAATGGTATTTTCAATCCTAGGATAGATGCATTTGGATACAATCTTTCCCAACTCAACAACAAAGCCACCTATAGCATTAAAAATTATTTCCATTGAATAATTCttaaggtaaagaaaaaaaatgtgtttttgatTATAGTCTTATATATGATGCTCTCAAAGATGATTATTAAACGgatattttcttcattatttatagcagaattttgagagtaaattaaAATGTTAAAAAGAAGGCAAatagaataagtaaaactgaaggcAAACATATAGGAagctaagaaaaagaagaaatgcaatACAAGAATCTATTTGGTCCTTATTCTGAACTTCATTGAAATAAAAAAGTTGTGTATCATAGAGCTTAAGGATTAGCTATCGGCTTGTTGGTAAGGTGAGAACTTCAAGGCGGCCTACGGCATGTagtggcggagccacctttgCTCTAGGGGTTCATCCGAATGAACCCGcttcgacggaaaattatactatttttacatggtcaaaaatattttttctgtatatatagtagatgttgaacctcctTCAACTAATCCGTATGGTCACTTCTGAATTTCCTCAATGAAAATCCTGGCTCCATCACTGGCCTACGGGTGGCATAGCCTTCAACAGACctaaattttgttttttcttgttccaataacagaaaagaaaaacaaagaggaGGAAAAGAGATATTGGTCCTGTTTAATCAGCTACTATTACACTAAATCTCTATGAGCTCAAAATTGTCATAATTCGTATGAATATATGTACACCTAGTAACAAATTTTATGTATGATCCTATTTATGGATTTCGAATTACTAGAAATGAAGAATGCTTCAAAGACTATATTTAGCTAATTAAAGATAAAGACCAAAGATATGAAGAATCACTTAAAATTGGCTTTAACTTTTTCATACCTCAATTGATCCTTGTATTTATTGCACACTTTCAAGTGTTCAACCCCACACAAAAAATGTACCCATCACAGTGAGCTAGTTTGGTGGTTGGGAACAAGTTATTTCGGAATTAGTTATTCCAAGATTGTTATTCCTTCCTCAATGTTGGACAAATCTCGAGAGATGTTGTCCTCCTATTTTATCCAACCAAACAAAgtctaaactcatcctaaaattaatctcAGTGTTAATCATCCCTTATTCCTCATACCAAACGAGAAAGTGAAGCTAGTGATTTTCAAGCATGCTGACATGGAAAAGGGGACCAAGTAGTTTCTTCTCTCTTCTGTGTTCAAATTTGGAAACTAATCGATGGACTGATGACGATGAACAATAAATAAAGGTTCCCCAGTCAAGTAATGAAACTGAAAAACTGTTACTATTTATCTGATATGCAAAAGTGTCC is a genomic window containing:
- the LOC107850999 gene encoding disease resistance protein At4g27190-like, yielding MEIIFNAIGGFVVELGKIVSKCIYPRIENTILFSSKIENLGKEMEKLTKFRDDIKEKVEDAEGEGYKPKPDVIKWIEDVHELENEWEFMQESIAAAKTLSYKCCPKYSLRLEVSTQAKNIRDQFCKLKEVGENFGSNLVVENYRMKKVEHIPGPSIEGQLTATRNLNKLLRLLEDDEVCIIGVWGTGGVGKTTLVKNLNNELLKNVPSSKLSFGVVIWVTVPKPPIDIRKIQAQIASRLRLTVDNEASVESIASKIYQRLEEEKSFLLILDDVWEAIDLDDVGVPQPEYPARSKVIITSRFWGVCKQMRTNIEMKVFTLDEDESWQLFAKNVGDTVNLEQIHPLAKEIARECDGLPLAIIVIGSFMRGKTRVELWEDALKSLSMCEPHSKVVEDKVYKVIKWSFDSLESQDIELSSEQRTKHVNKKRGEIQSCFLYCSLYPAAIPIDDLIHCWWAEGILGEHDTYEEAYNRGITLIESLKDACLLEADKIQIRRQVEDCVKMHDVVRDVARWIASTFGDEHMSVFQAGIGLTKISHIKISASVKRISFVSNKIECLPDCFMKCPKTTSLLLQDNEPLRKIPQEFFLAFPALRVLNLSKTGIRELPSSINSLCQLRALILQRCFVLKELPPVANLHNLQVLDCENTELRCLPQGMDNLSNLRLLNMLVADSKSISKGFFLKFPSIEILNMSGSCLGATYFDEISSLHNLTYLSIKVDSSSCFNRDYMWMTRLKGFLIEVGETSFNRDYTSMSILQEFLIEIRENLLYVPYNKSMRAIKVHKCEIFSNGELSGMLQFASDLYLHECMGLRKLISYNTFNGLKLLKIVSCSYSFGPVEGGSGKYDPLPNLEYLDLHSVNNLKSVSDFGQYLGLKFSKLHQLNISLCYSLTCLFNDGGACSVQCSSSDQAAHFNSEIPRVRKLELNGLPKLGTLGEPQSMWEYLEELKVIYCDELRKLPFSIQTSKNIKIIEGQSYWWSKLEWDDDNFKSNLQRCYKEL